One Equus asinus isolate D_3611 breed Donkey chromosome 26, EquAss-T2T_v2, whole genome shotgun sequence genomic window carries:
- the PPP1R13L gene encoding relA-associated inhibitor isoform X2, with protein MDSEAFQSARDLLDLNFQSLAMKHMDLKQMELDTAAAKVDELTKQLESLWSDSPAPPGSQAGAPPRASPQLSRYSSSPVLDPFGSRGSPRKTTTDGADTSFGRSESAPTLHYSPLSPKGRPSSPRTPLYLQPDAYGTLDRAPSPRQRAFDGAGSSLGRAPSPRPGGGPLRQQGPPAPFDFLGRAGSPRGSPLAEGPQAFFPERGPSPRPSLSGYDGPAAFGGPLLGAGGSAFAPPLRAQDDLTLRRRPPKAWNESDLDVAYEKKSSQTGTYERLDVFARPSSPGPQLLPWRESSLDGLGASSKDNLTSATLPRNYKVSPLANDRRSDVGSYRRSLGSAGPSGTLPRSWQPVSRIPMPPSSPQPRAAPRQRPIPLSMIFKLQNAFWEHGASRAMLPGSPIFSRAPPPKLPPQPQAPPQPQLPPQSQPQPQPQPQSQPQPPAPAPQPSQQTWSPVSEGTPKPPAELEPEPELEGLLTPVLEAGDADEGAVTRPLSPTRLQPALPPEAQSVPELEEVARVLAEIPRPLKRRGSMEQSPAVALPPTHKKQYQQIINRLFHRHGGPGGPEPELSPITEGSEARAGPPAPAPPAPIPPPAPPQSSPPEQPQSMEMRSVLRKVGSPRKARRARLNPLVLLLDAALTGELEVVQQAVKEMNDPSQPNEEGITALHNAICGANYPIVDFLIAAGANVNSPDSHGWTPLHCAASCNDTAICTALVQHGAAIFATTISDGATAIEKCDPYREGYADCATYLADVEQSMGLMHNGVVYALWDYSAEFGDELSFREGESVTVLRRDGPEETDWWWAALHGQEGYVPRNYFGLFPRVKPQRNKV; from the exons ATGGACAGCGAGGCGTTCCAGAGCGCGCGGGACCTCCTGGACCTGAACTTCCAGT CTCTGGCCATGAAGCACATGGACCTGAAGCAGATGGAGCTGGACACGGCGGCAGCCAAAGTGGACGAACTGACCAAGCAGTTGGAGTCGCTGTGGTCCGACTCGCCGGCGCCTCCTGGCTCGCAGGCCGGAGCCCCCCCTAGG GCCTCCCCACAGCTGTCCCGGTACAGCTCCAGCCCGGTCCTTGACCCCTTCGGCAGCCGCGGGTCCCCCCGAAAGACGACCACCGACGGCGCAGACACCTCGTTCGGACGCTCCGAGAGCGCCCCGACTCTGCACTACAGCCCGCTGTCCCCTAAGGGCCGGCCGTCGTCCCCGCGCACCCCGCTCTACCTGCAGCCGGACGCCTACGGCACCCTGGACCGCGCGCCCTCGCCCCGGCAGCGCGCCTTCGATGGCGCGGGCAGCTCCCTCGGCCGCGCGCCCTCTCCGCGGCCCGGCGGGGGCCCGCTGCGCCAGCAGGGTCCCCCCGCGCCCTTCGACTTTCTGGGCCGCGCCGGTTCCCCCCGTGGCAGCCCCCTGGCCGAGGGGCCCCAGGCCTTCTTCCCCGAGCGGGGGCCCTCGCCGCGCCCCTCGCTCTCGGGCTACGACGGGCCGGCGGCCTTCGGGGGCCCCCTGCTGGGCGCGGGCGGCAGCGCCTTCGCCCCGCCTCTGCGCGCGCAAG ACGACCTGACGCTGCGCCGGCGGCCCCCCAAAGCCTGGAACGAGTCTGACCTGGACGTGGCTTACGAGAAGAAGTCTTCGCAGACAGGGACTTATGAAC GCTTGGATGTCTTTGCGCGGCCCTCCTCGCCGGGCCCGCAGCTGTTGCCCTGGAGAGAAAGCAGCCTGGACGGGCTGGGGGCTTCCAGCAAG GACAACCTCACCAGCGCCACCCTGCCTCGCAATTACAAGGTCTCCCCTCTGGCCAACGACAGGCGTTCCGATGTGGGCAGCTACCGCCGATCGCTGGGCTCCGCGGGGCCATCAGGCACTTTGCCCCGCAGCTGGCAGCCTGTCAGCCGCATCCCCATGCCTccgtccagcccccagccccgcgcggccccccgccAGCGCCCCATCCCCCTCAGCATGATATTCAAGCTGCAGAACGCCTTCTGGGAGCATGGGgccagcagggccatgctccctggCTCCCCCATCTTCTCCAGAGCTCCCCCGCCCaagctccctccccagccccaggcgcCCCCCCAGCCCCAGCTACCCCCCCAATCTCAGCCCCAACCACAACCTCAGCCTCAGTCCCAGCCTcaaccccctgccccagccccccagccctccCAACAGACCTGGTCCCCTGTGAGCGAAG GCACCCCCAAACCACCCGCTGAGCTGGAGCCTGAGCCAGAGCTGGAGGGGCTGCTGACGCCAGTGCTGGAGGCTGGCGATGCAGATGAAGGCGCTGTAACTCGGCCCCTCAGCCCCACACGGCTGCAGCCAGCGCTGCCGCCTGAGGCACAGTCGGTGCCTgagctggaggaggtggcacGGGTGCTGGCGGAGATTCCACGGCCCCTCAAACGCAGGGGCTCCATGGAGCAGAGCCCTGCTGTagccctgcctcccacccacaAGAAGCAATACCAGCAGATCATTAACCGCCTCTTCCATCGGCACGGCGGGCCTGGGGGGCCTGAGCCCGAGCTGTCCCCCATCACTGAGGGATCTGAGGCCAGGGCGGGGccccctgctcctgccccaccAGCTCCCATACCAcccccggccccaccccagagcaGCCCACCAGAGCAGCCGCAGAGCATG GAGATGCGCTCCGTGCTGCGGAAGGTGGGATCCCCGCGCAAGGCCCGCCGCGCGCGCCTCAACCCTCTGGTGCTGCTGCTGGACGCGGCGCTGACCGGGGAGCTGGAGGTGGTGCAGCAGGCGGTGAAGGAG atgAACGACCCGAGCCAGCCCAACGAGGAGGGCATCACCGCCCTGCACAACGCCATCTGCGGCGCCAACTACCCCATCGTGGACTTCCTCATCGCGGCCGGCGCCAATGTCAACTCCCCCGACAGCCACGGCTG GACACCGTTGCACTGCGCGGCGTCGTGCAACGACACGGCCATCTGCACGGCGCTGGTGCAGCACGGCGCGGCGATCTTCGCCACCACCATAAGCGACGGCGCCACCGCCATCGAGAAGTGCGACCCCTACCGCGAGGGTTACGCGGACTGTGCCACTTACCTGGCAG ACGTGGAGCAGAGCATGGGGCTGATGCACAACGGCGTGGTGTACGCGCTCTGGGACTACAGTGCCGAGTTCGGCGACGAGCTGTCCTTCCGCGAGGGCGAGTCGGTCACCGTGCTGCGGAGGGACGGGCCGGAGGAGACGGACTGGTGGTGGGCCGCGCTGCACGGCCAGGAGGGCTACGTGCCCCGTAACTACTTCGGG CTCTTCCCCAGGGTGAAGCCTCAGAGGAATAAGGTGTag
- the PPP1R13L gene encoding relA-associated inhibitor isoform X1 — protein MPGSAPDPRPAPAGTMDSEAFQSARDLLDLNFQSLAMKHMDLKQMELDTAAAKVDELTKQLESLWSDSPAPPGSQAGAPPRASPQLSRYSSSPVLDPFGSRGSPRKTTTDGADTSFGRSESAPTLHYSPLSPKGRPSSPRTPLYLQPDAYGTLDRAPSPRQRAFDGAGSSLGRAPSPRPGGGPLRQQGPPAPFDFLGRAGSPRGSPLAEGPQAFFPERGPSPRPSLSGYDGPAAFGGPLLGAGGSAFAPPLRAQDDLTLRRRPPKAWNESDLDVAYEKKSSQTGTYERLDVFARPSSPGPQLLPWRESSLDGLGASSKDNLTSATLPRNYKVSPLANDRRSDVGSYRRSLGSAGPSGTLPRSWQPVSRIPMPPSSPQPRAAPRQRPIPLSMIFKLQNAFWEHGASRAMLPGSPIFSRAPPPKLPPQPQAPPQPQLPPQSQPQPQPQPQSQPQPPAPAPQPSQQTWSPVSEGTPKPPAELEPEPELEGLLTPVLEAGDADEGAVTRPLSPTRLQPALPPEAQSVPELEEVARVLAEIPRPLKRRGSMEQSPAVALPPTHKKQYQQIINRLFHRHGGPGGPEPELSPITEGSEARAGPPAPAPPAPIPPPAPPQSSPPEQPQSMEMRSVLRKVGSPRKARRARLNPLVLLLDAALTGELEVVQQAVKEMNDPSQPNEEGITALHNAICGANYPIVDFLIAAGANVNSPDSHGWTPLHCAASCNDTAICTALVQHGAAIFATTISDGATAIEKCDPYREGYADCATYLADVEQSMGLMHNGVVYALWDYSAEFGDELSFREGESVTVLRRDGPEETDWWWAALHGQEGYVPRNYFGLFPRVKPQRNKV, from the exons ATGCCAGGATCTGCCCCGGATCC GCGCCCCGCTCCGGCCGGCACCATGGACAGCGAGGCGTTCCAGAGCGCGCGGGACCTCCTGGACCTGAACTTCCAGT CTCTGGCCATGAAGCACATGGACCTGAAGCAGATGGAGCTGGACACGGCGGCAGCCAAAGTGGACGAACTGACCAAGCAGTTGGAGTCGCTGTGGTCCGACTCGCCGGCGCCTCCTGGCTCGCAGGCCGGAGCCCCCCCTAGG GCCTCCCCACAGCTGTCCCGGTACAGCTCCAGCCCGGTCCTTGACCCCTTCGGCAGCCGCGGGTCCCCCCGAAAGACGACCACCGACGGCGCAGACACCTCGTTCGGACGCTCCGAGAGCGCCCCGACTCTGCACTACAGCCCGCTGTCCCCTAAGGGCCGGCCGTCGTCCCCGCGCACCCCGCTCTACCTGCAGCCGGACGCCTACGGCACCCTGGACCGCGCGCCCTCGCCCCGGCAGCGCGCCTTCGATGGCGCGGGCAGCTCCCTCGGCCGCGCGCCCTCTCCGCGGCCCGGCGGGGGCCCGCTGCGCCAGCAGGGTCCCCCCGCGCCCTTCGACTTTCTGGGCCGCGCCGGTTCCCCCCGTGGCAGCCCCCTGGCCGAGGGGCCCCAGGCCTTCTTCCCCGAGCGGGGGCCCTCGCCGCGCCCCTCGCTCTCGGGCTACGACGGGCCGGCGGCCTTCGGGGGCCCCCTGCTGGGCGCGGGCGGCAGCGCCTTCGCCCCGCCTCTGCGCGCGCAAG ACGACCTGACGCTGCGCCGGCGGCCCCCCAAAGCCTGGAACGAGTCTGACCTGGACGTGGCTTACGAGAAGAAGTCTTCGCAGACAGGGACTTATGAAC GCTTGGATGTCTTTGCGCGGCCCTCCTCGCCGGGCCCGCAGCTGTTGCCCTGGAGAGAAAGCAGCCTGGACGGGCTGGGGGCTTCCAGCAAG GACAACCTCACCAGCGCCACCCTGCCTCGCAATTACAAGGTCTCCCCTCTGGCCAACGACAGGCGTTCCGATGTGGGCAGCTACCGCCGATCGCTGGGCTCCGCGGGGCCATCAGGCACTTTGCCCCGCAGCTGGCAGCCTGTCAGCCGCATCCCCATGCCTccgtccagcccccagccccgcgcggccccccgccAGCGCCCCATCCCCCTCAGCATGATATTCAAGCTGCAGAACGCCTTCTGGGAGCATGGGgccagcagggccatgctccctggCTCCCCCATCTTCTCCAGAGCTCCCCCGCCCaagctccctccccagccccaggcgcCCCCCCAGCCCCAGCTACCCCCCCAATCTCAGCCCCAACCACAACCTCAGCCTCAGTCCCAGCCTcaaccccctgccccagccccccagccctccCAACAGACCTGGTCCCCTGTGAGCGAAG GCACCCCCAAACCACCCGCTGAGCTGGAGCCTGAGCCAGAGCTGGAGGGGCTGCTGACGCCAGTGCTGGAGGCTGGCGATGCAGATGAAGGCGCTGTAACTCGGCCCCTCAGCCCCACACGGCTGCAGCCAGCGCTGCCGCCTGAGGCACAGTCGGTGCCTgagctggaggaggtggcacGGGTGCTGGCGGAGATTCCACGGCCCCTCAAACGCAGGGGCTCCATGGAGCAGAGCCCTGCTGTagccctgcctcccacccacaAGAAGCAATACCAGCAGATCATTAACCGCCTCTTCCATCGGCACGGCGGGCCTGGGGGGCCTGAGCCCGAGCTGTCCCCCATCACTGAGGGATCTGAGGCCAGGGCGGGGccccctgctcctgccccaccAGCTCCCATACCAcccccggccccaccccagagcaGCCCACCAGAGCAGCCGCAGAGCATG GAGATGCGCTCCGTGCTGCGGAAGGTGGGATCCCCGCGCAAGGCCCGCCGCGCGCGCCTCAACCCTCTGGTGCTGCTGCTGGACGCGGCGCTGACCGGGGAGCTGGAGGTGGTGCAGCAGGCGGTGAAGGAG atgAACGACCCGAGCCAGCCCAACGAGGAGGGCATCACCGCCCTGCACAACGCCATCTGCGGCGCCAACTACCCCATCGTGGACTTCCTCATCGCGGCCGGCGCCAATGTCAACTCCCCCGACAGCCACGGCTG GACACCGTTGCACTGCGCGGCGTCGTGCAACGACACGGCCATCTGCACGGCGCTGGTGCAGCACGGCGCGGCGATCTTCGCCACCACCATAAGCGACGGCGCCACCGCCATCGAGAAGTGCGACCCCTACCGCGAGGGTTACGCGGACTGTGCCACTTACCTGGCAG ACGTGGAGCAGAGCATGGGGCTGATGCACAACGGCGTGGTGTACGCGCTCTGGGACTACAGTGCCGAGTTCGGCGACGAGCTGTCCTTCCGCGAGGGCGAGTCGGTCACCGTGCTGCGGAGGGACGGGCCGGAGGAGACGGACTGGTGGTGGGCCGCGCTGCACGGCCAGGAGGGCTACGTGCCCCGTAACTACTTCGGG CTCTTCCCCAGGGTGAAGCCTCAGAGGAATAAGGTGTag
- the POLR1G gene encoding DNA-directed RNA polymerase I subunit RPA34 gives MAGAPAGGAARFSCPPNFTATPPASEPTRFSLEALTGPDVELWLIQAPVDFAPDCLNGRLVPLSGSQIVKGKLAGKRHRYRVLGSSGPQAGEATLLAPATEGGGGLTCAPAPQGRLRIFEGPQESLSGFLGTIPASPPPQIPPGLRPRFCAFGGSLPVTGPGSALALRSPASGKRKKKRHMPEASVPQEAVNGHGALEVDTALGSPEMDVGKKKKKKQQLKELEVMEPVAAEPAAEMLEPLGVPCPFTTKKRKKKPKEAEMVEPEMGLLEPEEKTGELELMVKTEPLEEMVLSPRKKRKRAKGTEGMEPVEGMMVESQLQVKMEPQEEAIPLPSSKKKKKEKGYQVMMEPGTEAIEPETKPLELQGEMMEPELPHEVEPQANAALASPKKKKKKEKWQNVMMEPGTEMVEPQEVVMEPQLPGDLEPQAALACTKKKKKKEREHKAPVPGPEILEPQGEMMELELPDEGESEARADPASTKKKKKRGRESRVAEMASQEEMPELPLNPESGEVAPPGRKKKRERHLQQDPV, from the exons ATGGCGGGCGCTCCGGCCGGCG GTGCGGCTCGGTTTTCTTGTCCCCCCAACTTTACCGCGACGCCCCCAGCCTCAGAGCCCACTCGTTTCTCCTTGGAGGCGTTGACGGGCCCGGATGTAGAACTGTGGCTTATCCAGGCCCCTGTGGACTTCGCCCCAGACTG CCTCAACGGGCGGCTTGTGCCTCTTTCTGGCTCCCAGATCGTGAAGGGCAAGTTGGCGGGTAAGCGGCACCGCTACCGGGTCCTCGGCAGCAGTGGCCCCCAGGCTGGAGAAGCAACACTGCTGGCCCCCGCAacggagggaggagggggcctcACCTGTGCCCCAGCGCCCCAGGGCAGGCTAAGGATTTTTGAGGGTCCCCAAGAATCCCTTTCAGGATTCTTGGGGACCATCCCAGCAAGCCCCCCGCCACAGATCCCCCCTGGCCTGAGGCCTCGGTTCTGCGCCTTTGGAGGCAGCCTGCCGGTCACAGGGCCTGGGTCGGCCTTGGCACTGAGGTCACCAGCCTcggggaagaggaaaaagaagaggcaTATGccagaggcctcagttcctcaggAGGCAGTGAATGGGCATGGGGCACTGGAGGTGGACACAGCTTTGGGGTCCCCAGAGATGGAcgtggggaagaagaagaagaaaaagcagcagcTGAAAGAACTGGAGGTGATGGAGCCGGTGGCAGCAGAGCCCGCGGCTGAGATGTTGGAACCTCTGGGAGTGCCATGTCCGTTCACcaccaagaagaggaaaaagaagcccaaagaggcagAAATGGTCGAGCCAGAAATGGGGCTGCTGGAGCCAGAAGAAAAGACAGGGGAGCTGGAACTCATGGTTAAAACTGAGCCTCTGGAAGAGATGGTGCTATcccccaggaagaagaggaagagggcgAAAGGGACAGAAGGGATGGAGCCAGTGGAGGGGATGATGGTTGAATCTCAGCTGCAGGTGAAGATGGAGCCACAGGAGGAAGCCATCCCACTGCCGTCctcgaagaagaagaagaaagaaaaggggtaCCAAGTGATGATGGAGCCAGGGACTGAGGCTATAGAGCCAGAGACAAAACCTCTGGAGCTCCAAGGGGAGATGATGGAGCCTGAACTGCCGCATGAAGTTGAGCCTCAGGCCAACGCAGCTCTGGCATCccccaaaaagaagaagaagaaagaaaaatggcaaaacGTGATGATGGAGCCAGGGACAGAGATGGTGGAGCCACAAGAGGTGGTGATGGAGCCTCAGCTGCCAGGTGACCTTGAGCCTCAGGCAGCTCTAGCATGtaccaagaagaagaagaagaaagaaagagaacacaaaGCGCCAGTGCCAGGGCCGGAGATACTTGAGCCACAAGGTGAGATGATGGAGCTTGAGCTGCCAGATGAGGGTGAGTCTGAGGCCAGGGCAGATCCGGCGTCcaccaagaagaagaagaagcggGGCCGGGAAAGCAGGGTGGCAGAGATGGCATCCCAGGAGGAGATGCCAGAGCTGCCGCTGAATCCGGAGTCTGGGGAGGTGGCTCCCCCGGGACggaagaagaagagggagaggcaTCTGCAGCAGGACCCCGTGTAG
- the ERCC1 gene encoding DNA excision repair protein ERCC-1 isoform X1, whose product MDQEAVRQPTGPPTRKKFLIPLDEDEVPPAGAKPLFKSTRSLPTMETSPPPAPQTYAEYAISGPPGGAGPTGPEPLAGETPNHAPKPGAKSNSIIVSPRQRGNPVLKFVRNVPWEFGDVLPDYVLGQSTCALFLSLRYHNLHPDYIHQRLQTLGKSFALRVLLVQVDVVSEGHSAAGRPVPVCEMGLLGSSGRSNPLQGETSLLLIFFSIQKDPQQALKVLAKMCILADCTLVLAWSPEEAGRYLETYKAYEQKPADLLMEKLEQDFVSRVTECLTTVKSVNKTDSQTLLATFGSLEQLIAASREDLALCPGLGPQKARRLFDVLHEPFLKVPR is encoded by the exons GCCAAGCCCTTATTCAAATCCACACGGAGCCTTCCCACCATGGAGACTTCGCCCCCGCCAGCCCCTCAGACCTATGCTGAGTATGCCATCTCAGGACctccaggaggggctggccccacggggCCGGAACCCCTGGCAGGAGAGACCCCCAACCACGCCCCCAAACCGGGGGCAAAATCCAACAGCATCATTGTGAGCCCCCGGCAG AGGGGCAACCCCGTGCTGAAGTTTGTGCGCAATGTGCCCTGGGAATTTGGTGACGTGCTTCCCGACTACGTGCTGGGCCAGAGCACCTGTGCCCTCTTCCTCAG CCTCCGCTACCACAACCTCCACCCCGACTACATCCACCAGCGGCTGCAGACCCTGGGGAAGAGCTTCGCCCTGCGGGTCCTGCTCGTGCAGGTGGACGTGGTAAGCGAGGGTCACTCCGCCGCCGGCCGCCCTGTCCCCGTCTGTGAAATGGGCTTGTTGGGCTCAAGTGGACGGTCGAACCCCCTCCAAGGAGAAAC ATCtcttcttctgattttcttctccaTCCAGAAAGATCCTCAGCAGGCTCTCAAGGTGCTGGCGAAGATGTGCATCCTGGCCGACTGCACGCTGGTCCTTGCCTGGAG ccccgagGAGGCCGGGCGCTACCTGGAGACGTACAAGGCCTACGAGCAGAAGCCGGCGGACCTCCTGATGGAGAAGCTGGAGCAGGACTTCGTCTCCCGG GTGACTGAATGTCTCACCACCGTGAAGTCAGTCAACAAAACGGACAGTCAGACCCTCCTGGCTACTTTTGGG TCTCTGGAACAGCTCATAGCTGCATCACGGGAAGATCTGGCCTTGTGCCCAGGCTTGGGACCCCAGAAG GCCCGGAGGCTGTTTGATGTCCTCCATGAGCCCTTCTTGAAAGTGCCCCGATGA